ACTCTTAAACGGGTTCTCGGCAAACTGCCTCCCATTGTCTGAAATGATGATCTGAGGTATGCCGAAGAGGCAAACGATGCATtttcaaaagaatttttgaaccGCCAACCCTGTGATGGTCCTTAGAGGCTCGGTCTCGACCCACTTAGTGAAATAGTCCACGGCGGTTACAAGAAAGGTATAACCTCCGACAACTTTAGGGAAGGGACCGATAATGTCTGTCCCCCATTGCTCGAACGGCCAGGGGAGGTGATTGGAATCATAAGATTTGAGAGCTGGTGGTGCTCGAGAACAAGGTTTTGGGTATCTTGTCGAACGGAAGGCCAGAAATACCCGAGAAGTAGGGTATTCTTGGCCAACATCTTGTGGCCGACGTGAGCCCCACATAGGCCTTCGTGTATCTCGTGGAGGAGTTGACGTCCCTCCTCGGGCGTAATGCACCTCAACCACGGGCCAAGGTAGGACAGTTTGTACAACTCCCCATCGCGGAGCGCGTACCAAGCGGCTTTGCGTTGGATCCTTCTCGCTTCAGCTTGGTCCTCTGGAAGGATTCTCTGACCTAAGAAGAGGATGAATGGGCTCATCTATGTGTCTTCCGGGTGTACGGAGCAGGCCACCCCTTCCATGTATCCCGCCTCGTTCAACACTTCCACTAGGACCGTCTTGTTGAGATCAGAAAATGATGTGGAAGCCAGCCGGGATAAGGCGTCGGCCCGCCTATTCTGTGACCGGGGTAttctttggatttcgaaagacTTGAAGTACACAGTAagttggtgaactttggagAGATACCGTTACATGGTCTCATCCTTGGCTTCATATTCACCAAGAACTTGGCATACTACAAGTTGGGAGTCGCTGCGGACATGGATCCGCTGAGCATCGAGTCTGCGGGCTAGCTGGAGTCCCGCAATCAAGGTCTCGTATTCGGCTTCATTATTAGTGGCCGGAAAGTCAAAGCGGAGGGCATATGAGCACACTTCTCCCTGGGGTCCCTCCAAGAGCGGTCCTGCTCCGCTGCTATCCCCGTTAGAAGATCCGTCCACATACAACGTCCACAAGTGTGGGTCGGGCACTTTGgggattgcagaagtggattcTTGGCTCTCCGTGAAAGTGAGCTCGGCAAGAAAGTCAACTAAAGCTTGAGCTTTTATGGCAGTACGCGGCTCATACGACAGATCATACTCTCCTAACTCGACAGCCCACTTGGTGAGGCGCCCGGAAACCTCGGGACGCACCAGTATCTGTCGAATAGGCTGGTCTGTCCTAACGGAGATAAGATGAGCTAGAAAATAAGGTTTCAGCAACCGAGCTGCGTGAACTAATCCTAGCACGAGCTTTTCCACCTGGGTGTATCGAGTTTCCCCGGAGAGCTCGGCCGACATAGTAGACTGGCACTTGAGTGCCCTCATCTCTGATGAGCATAGCGCTGACAGGTTCATCGGCGGTGGAGAGGTAGAGGTACAGCTTCTCTTCGGGTCGAGGTGAGGCGAGGGTAGGCAGGTGATGCAGATATTGTTTCAATTGATCGAAGGCTTGCTGGCACTCTTCGATCCAGGCGAACTGATCAGCCTTCTTCAATACCTTAAAGAAGGGTAAGGCCTTCTCAGCAGATTGAGACAGGAAGCGGTTCAGTGCGGCCAGACGTCCGTTTAGCCTCTGAACTTCTCGAAAGTTTCGAGGTAGGGACATGTTCTGGATGGCCTTGATCTTGTCGGGGTTAGCTTCGATTTCCCGGCGGAAAACCAGATACCCCAAAAATTTTCCTGAGGTGACGCCGAAGACGCACTTCTTAGGATTTAGCTTCATTCTTGAGTCCCGCAGGACGCCGAAGACCTCCCTTAGATCTGACAAGAAGGCCGAAGTGGTTAGACTTTTGACGAGGATGTCGTCCACATAGGCCTCCACATTGCGGCCGATCTGATCTTTGAAGAGGCGGTTGATCAGCCTTTGATAGATCGCCCCGGCGTTCTTTAACCCGAACGGCATGGTGGTGTAACAGTAGACACCCCGGTCGGTGTAGAACGCTGTCTTCTCTTGGTCCTCCTCACTTATTCCTATTTGATGGTACCCCTTGAAGGCATCTAGGAAGTAGAGGATCTCGTGTCTCATTGCCGAGTCGACGAGGGCGTCTATCCTCGGCAGCGGctagcaatctttggggcaggcCTTGTTAAGGTCGGTGAAATCCACACACATTCTCCATCCACCGGTGTCCTTTTTGACCATGACAGGGTTGGACAGCCAGGTGGGGTATTGGATCTCATGGATCATCTTGGCAGGCAAGAGCTTATCGACCTCATCAGATATGGCCTTGCTGCATTTGGGGCCAAAGTGCCTACTTTTTTGTCTCACAAGACGGGCCTGTGGATTGACGTTAAGCTGGTGAATCATTAGCTCGGAGGGCACTCCAACCACTTCATCAGCTGACCATGCGAAGACGTCTCGGTGGTCCTTTATCAGGTGGATCATCTCTTCTTTTAGGGGCGAGGGGAGTTTGGCCCCCACTTGGACCACTTGGTCAGGTCTCGCCTCGTCCAAGACCACCTGCTCCACCTCGTCCCCGGGCTCAAACCTGCCAGGCTTTCCGGTCTTCTGAGGATCGATACTGTCTATGGAGAGCACAGTTGGTCTCTTTTCCTCAGCCTTTGACACAGCCCGGGGAGTGACCGCGGCTTGGATGGTGGCGAGGTAGCATTCTCGGACGGCGTTCATGTCGCTACTCACCTTGGCCACCCCTGCGGGTGTCGggaatttgaaattcaagtgGTAGGTAAAGTACACAGATCTCAAAGCGTTGAGCTTGGGCCGACCTATTAACATGTTGTAAGGAAAATCTGCTTTGACCACCGCAAAACTGACGGGTACAGTTTGGCAGCGGGGGTGACGTCCGATAGTCACCATCAGGGACACCATTCCCTCAGGGTGGACTACGTTTCCCCCGAAGCCGACGAGGGGAGTTCTGACAGGAGTGAGTTGCTCTCtggtcagtttcaaactttcgAAAGTTCGGTAGTACAAGACGTCTACCGAGCTTCCGGGATCAACATAGACTTTCTTGACTATGTAATTATTGGTGAGAATTTCAATCACAAGGGTTTCGTGATTGCTGGATGCGGCAGGGATTGGGTCGCTGGGACCATAGGTAATCACCTCGAATAACCGGGAGTTCGGCTCGGCCACCTTCATACTGGCATGGCGGTAGGTCCGTTTACGGGAGTTCTATCTGTCTCCTCCCGTCGGGCCACCCGCGATTGTATTGATCACCCCGGCGATGTTAGGGTCATAGCCCGGGGACCCGTCTGGCGAAGGCCGCTGGTCCTCCCTATGGTCCTCGGGTCCACGACAGTGACTCTTTGTGCCCCGCATGTCCTCTCGGCAAGGGCCCCGGTTATCTCGGTGGGAGGCATTTCGGTTGAAACCTCCATCCTTGCGGACGAATTGCTTCAAGTATCCCTGTCTGATCAGGTTCTCGATCTCCCTCTTCAAATCGTTGCAGTCTTCGGTCTCGTGCCCAACATCTCGGTGGTAGGCACAATAGAGACTGGAGTTTCTCTTCTCTCTCGTTCCCAAAATTTCAGGAGGGGCTCGGCCGAGGTGATTCTGCCTCATTACAGCCAGGATATGAGACCGACTGGAATTGAGTGGTGTCAGCTCGGCGTCCGAGGTGGACGACCTCCCTTTCACGATTCTGTCAAAGACACTCCGGCGATCGCGAAATTGATTCGACGAGCCGCTGGGGCCTTGTTCGAGTTGGCCGATTTCTTTTTGCCTCCGGGACTCTTGTCCAGTACGGGCTGCTTGGGCTTCCCGCTTCATGCGATTTAGATCCTCACTTCGAATTCCTTGGTCTACCTGTTCCCAGAGTTTTCGAAGTGTATGGGGGTAGTTTCGATGTATTTCGGTATGGAAAATCCCTGCGATCAACCCGTTGGTGAAGACAGCTATGGTTACCTGCTCATTTTGATCAAGTATCTGCACATTTTCCTCATTGAACCTCTGCACATACGAGCGCAGTGACTCGCCGGGAGCCTAGTGCAGGTTCAAGAGGTAGGCTGAAATCTTTGTCATTGGGTGAGACGATACAGAGCGGTGAATGAACCTGTCTACCAACTCGTCCAGTGAGGAAATGCTCCTCGGTTCTAAGCCCCAGAACCATTTTCGGGTTGTCCCTTGTAGAAAAATGGGAAAAACTTGACAAATCACGGCGTCGGGGACGCAGTAGAGACGGAATGCTGAAATGAAGGCACGAAGGATCAAGAATCACCTCGGCCATCGTAGGAATGCAATGCTAGGAGCTTAAAATTAGGGGGAACCATTTCTCCATTGATGTCATTGGTAAAGGGCGGAGTTCTCATGTAGTCGGCTGCTAGGCCCCCAGGGCGCCGGAAAAATGCCCGGGAAAATACCCGGGAAATAGAGGCAATTTTGGAGGTCGCCTTGGAAGATGCGCGCCTGGAAGAACTCCGAGAGAGGTGCCCCTCATCAGAGTCCTCACCTGAAGGTACTTCAGGTGACTTCGTCGATCTCCTCTTGGAAGATTCGACTTTTTCTTTCCCCTGCCTCTTGAAGTACCTCCCTAGTTCTTCGAAAATATTGGGATTGTCCGCTACGAACTTAGCCATCTTGGCGATGGCGTCTTCATTGGTGGGCTGGATCCTCGGGGACCCTTGTTCGTCAGATATGTGACCTTGCTGAGCTCCCGAGACTTGCCCAGCCCCGGTTGAGGGAACTCTCCCATTTCTGCAGCTCGTGGATCTCATTTTAGCAGTAATgtcgttcccacagacggcgccaaatgaagaggtgatttttggtggttAGCAGAACCGACCTGAATCAGTCCTCTCTCAAGTGAAATGTGGTGAATTCActtgtccgaagtgaatggcgggcttctcccctggaatcactccgacgatcaagtcagTATATTGAGAGAACTAGAGAAAACAAGAGTGTGTACGAATGAACAGTATGCTTACTTGTTGAGGGCACATGGGGGGTATTTATAGGGCAGGAGTGGAAGACAGGACGGAGGGCTCATGCTAATGGGACCCATGTCCTGGTCATTACGACTCTGTTCCCTGCCAGGAAgtctgactctgacactgtagccgctGGACGTGATGACGGGGAGCCTTGCGTAGTAGCCATTAAGAGCATCAGGtacttttcagataaagcactggtccCGTGTGATGTCAAACGTGTTGGCATCATCAGCGTGCAGTCGAGGTGGGAGCCTAGAGGTCATCCAAGCAGGTAGGCCAGAGATCTGGCCGATCTCAGGAGTCAGGTCCAGGACATGACCGCGCTGGTGTGAAGGACAAAATGAGGTTACCTCGGCACTGCAGGGTGGCCGAGGTGGGCATCCTCATTATTGATTGGTGGAAGAAAGTTTGACCTGCTTGTTTTTTCTTGAACAATGGTTAGAGACGGTGGAGATGGCTGAAGTGGTGGTTTACGGCTGCTGCAGCAGCTGCAAAGAGCAGCGACCACCTCCCACCACCCTTCTCCGCTCTCTCTTTGTGAATATCTCTTTGCGCTCTGCTACTCAGTCCTCACGAAACCCTTCTTGCTTCTCCTCCTCCCTTTTTCCCGTTTGCCGACCAAACTTCTCTCGGTTTCATTCTTTTAGTTTCTCAGCCGCCACTCTCTACTCTCTCTACTGGTTGTCCTCTCTCTCAAACCCCCGTAGCTGCCTTCTTTTTTCTTATTCCGCTTCCCAGATCTCTTCCTCAGCCCGCAGCCCCTCTTTTTTTCTCGGTCTCCCTCTCACTCCATCTCTCCTTCTAGCTCTCTAACCCTAGTCGCCTCTTACTCCCTCTCCAGGAGTCACTCAATATGCTCTCCTTCAAACTTTCTCGGCCTTCCTCTTTATTTCTTGctgtctttttcttttatatcaGCTGCAACTCCGAAAACCTCATCTCAACGGTTGACAAACAACCTTAGTTCACCGCCTCTCTCTCAGCCATCAGATTGGTTTCATTTTCTAGATTCTTCTTGGTTTGTAGATGGAAGCCAAGTGGTTAGGGATTAAAGGATCCAATGGTGAAGGAAAAACAGTGGAAAAAATTGTGGAAAAGAAATGGAACCGAGTTGGATTTTTATTTTCTGTACTTCCACGTATGCTTCTGATATGAAACTGAGGAAAGGCTTGGATCGTGTACATCACAGGATGTGTGAGCttgtttttttttgataaattttaatgctaaaaaatatcttaaaataaaaattaagggACTAATGAGCAAAAATATATCaatactaataaataaataaagttgaattaaaaatttggtatctaaaatgctaaaaaaatgtctaaaaacaaaatcatgagaTGAATAAGTAAAAATAGATAATGACTATcaattagaaaaaaataaaataaagataaattaaaatttggtgtctacagattGGCTCCAGCtgaattgaaagagttgaaattGTAATTGTAAGATTTGCTAGAGCGAGGTTTTATTAAGGAGAGTGATTCATCGTGGGGAGTCCTGGTcttgtttgttaaaaagaaataTGGGAGTTTAAGGCTGTGTATAGATTACCGAGACTTGAACGATATAATCATTAAAAATAAGTACCCTTTGCCCCATATTGACgagttatttgaccaattgcaaggggcggtggTATTCTCGAAGCAAGACCTCAAGCAGGGctattatcaattgagaattttgaaaaaaaaatatacctaaaactgcttttaactcgaggtatggacactttgagtttgcagtgatgccgTTTGAATTGACTAACGTACATGCGGCTTTTATGAATTTGATGCATGAAATTTTTAACCCTTATCTAAATCAGTTTGTAGTAGTATTTATCGATGATATACTGGTATACTCCAAGATTTTGGAGAATTATGAGAAACATTTGAAAATTGTTTTACAAATGTTAAGGGAATATCAGTTGTATGTTAAGTTTAGCAAATGTGAATTTTGGTAGAAAGAAATGGCATTTCTAGGTCATATAATTTTCCAGGACGGAATTAAGGTGGATCCAGCCAAAGTTGAAGCGGTTTCTAAATGGAAGCAATCGGAAAACCCTACTGAAGTTCGAAATTTTATAAGGTTAGTAGGGTATTACTGGAGattcatcaaggatttttctaagattactggacccatgactgagttaactaagaaaagtgaaaatttaTATGGAGTTCGAAGTATGAAAAAAGTTTCCAAGAGTTAAAGAGACGATTGACGAGAGCACCAGTATTAGTTTTATCTAATGGGAAGGATAGTTTTGTAGTATATACAGATGCTTCAAAAGAAGGTTTGGGATGCGTATTGATGCAAAACGGTAAAATGATTgcgtatgcctctaggaaattaaagCCGCACGAGAGAAATTACctaactcatgatttggaattagcgGCTGTAGTATTTGCATTAAAGAAGTTGAGACATTACTTGtatggagtgacatttgaggttttcacggaccataagagtctaaagtatttattttctcaaaaggaactGAATTTGAGACAACGTAAATGGATGAAATTTTTTAGGATTACGATTGCATGATAAAGTATCATCCAGAGAAAACCAAtatagtggccgatgctttaagTTGTCAAGTGCAGGTGGCAGGATTGATGATCAAAGAATTGCATTTGTTGGAAGAGATTAGTTGTTGGAATCCCCGACTCGAACCGAGAAAAGTGATTCAAGGAAACATTGTCGTGAAATCTTCTTTGTTGGAACGCATCAAGAAAACTCAGGAAAAGAACGTTGAGGTGCAAAAGTGGTTGGAAAAATTTAATAAAGGAGAAAAGTCGGATTTTAATTCGGATGTGAATGGCGTACTAAGATTTAGAAATCGTATAGTAGTGCCCAAGGACGAAGGGCTTAAGAAGGAGATTTTGGAAGAAACACACCGGTCTAAGTACACGGTACATCCTAGAGAGAATAAAGAGTAccagaacttgaagagtttgtacAAGTGAGAGaacatgaaaaaggaaattgcccaatttgtccaaACTTGCTTaatttgccaacaagttaaagtCGAGCATAAGAAACCATCAGGTCTATTACAACCTTTAGAAATACCCGAGTGaaagtgggaaaatatcaccATTGATTTTGTATATGGATTACCTAGGACACAAAAAAGTCATGATGTAGTTTGGGTGGTAGTAGATagattaaccaaatcggctttctttctgccgattagtatgaagtacccgttggagaagttagctaagttatatttggatgagattataagACTACACGGGATACCCGTAAATATTGTGTCCGATCGAGACCCTAGATTTGTTTCACGGTTCTGACAGAAaatgcaagaagtgttggggaccaagttgaatTTTAGCACTACTTACCATTCCTAgaccgatggacagtctgagaggacGATTTAAAcgcttgaggacatgttgagaacCTGTATTTCggattttggagagagttggagtaagtatcTGACATTAGTGAAGTTCCCTTATAATAATAGTTTCCATTtatccattcaaatggctccgtatgaagtgCTTTATGATCGCAAGTGTAGATCTtcatttgttgggatgaaataggtgaacAAAAGATTTTAGACCCCACTACAGTACCATGGATTGAAGAGGCAGGAGAAAAAGTGAAGTTGATACATCAGAGAATTCAAACCGCACAGAGTCGTCagaagagttatgcagataataAAAGGAAGGATTTATAATTTGCGGTTAGAGACCAAGTTTTTCCTAAGATTACTCCTCTGAAAGCGAGTTTAATGGCAGGAAAGGGAAAGAAACTACAACCGAGATTTGTAGGACCATATAAGATTCTTCAACGTGTAGGAAATGTGGCTTATAAGTTGAAATTGCCATCGAGTTTATCTCGGATCCATAATGTTTTTCATGTGTCgatgctcaagaaatatcatccaggtCCGTCTCATGTATTGCAACCAGaaaatattgagattgatgaggctctgacctatgaggagaaaccgataaaacttctaGATCGCAAAATGAAAGAATTGAGCAATAAGCGAATTCCGTTGGTGAAAGTTCTTTGAAGAAACCACGGACTCGAAGGGGCAACTTGGGAAGTATAAGAAGAAATTCAAGGAAACTATCCAAATCTATTTCCAGATCGAGGTATGGAATTTTGAGGATTAAATTTTTCTAAGgaggagaggatgtgaggactcatgttttattcttaaaatagttatttttataattaattacactaatattagttaattatattatagtTACATGAATCGTTTTTAAATTTCGCTCTATCGAGCGCGAATCGGAGGTTCACGTATTTCGCATCGAAtcgactaagtggagatttaagaaatttatattagactactaagagtgaataattatagtgttaaaggaattacatttgagaattagtgcacaagtgcaagaaacaagagagaaaagtggtggTTCGGGACACTATTCGTGCATTATTCCTAGTTGATTTTTACATagattttggccacaaattcttaaagcttccaagagaagcttcacTCAACACAAAACCCTCACTCTTCTCCCACTTGGAGCCAtaagaaaacaacaaaagaaaaagagaaagaagctCCACTCCATCTTGCTTCAtcttgcttccatttcacttCGAAATTTGCACCCAATTTCAAAACTACTTGGAGATTAACTTTAGTTTGGAGGAGGACAACATCTAGTAGAAATTCTTGGAGGTTTTTGtggtgaaatttctggtttcttcaaggGCTAAGGAGGTAACCATCAACTCTTGCAATCTCtacatttttcttcaagaataAAGATtagatttcatgggtttgacAACCCAAAGCATGaaataggtagaggacttgaggaaacccaTTTTATCTTGTTTTAAATCTAAGCTAGCGAACTTGATGATCCCTTTAGGTAGCTGCCTTGAGGTGTAACTAGTTGATTGTGGTTGTTTACGTGTTATTTGAGATGAATACGGTTAGAATGTGAAGGaaaatcgaaggaaagttgGAAGTGCAAGCTGGCCGAATCTGTCCTGTGGTTATCTTgcttgaattttgaatttttgttcgTTGTTTGGCTGCGAAATtgagtgatatatgttgtatattatGTGTAAAAGTGCCTTGCAATATTCACAACAAGGACCTTCTGAAGCGTCTTAAGTATGGTAAATCCTCAGACTGCAGATTGACAACAATCCTTGAAGATATATTCTGTTTAAAGTCTTTGTTTCGAATGTGCTCTTTTTGCTTAGGTAGTTATGATGATAAGGATTTTTGTACTAAAGTTAGCTCATATGCTTTAGGCATTTTGTTGGATGAGGAATTCTTTGTTCCTCCGTGTCATTGAACACGTGTTGTACATATGATCGGGCCTTTGCTCGAATTATAAATTCTCTCTTTAAAGATCAATGCAAGTAAACTaacgtttcgaaaaaaaaatgtGTAAATGTGCCTTCCGAAAATTATTTCATTTGGTTGAACAAAACTTggattttcaaaattgaaagaaacCTGGAAATGGTAATCGGGGCACCCGAACAGTACCACTTTGCTAGAACATATCTCTGGGTGTATaagtcgaaattgagtgccattagcggcattcaaaactagacatccgtagcTTTTTAACGGTATAAAAAATCACCcgctagttcattttgagtcaTCCGTAGTGAGTTGGCAAAATTTGCTGCCCTGTTATGAATATCTGTCCGAGAGGACATGAGAAGCCGCAACTTGTGGCTTGAATTCGAACTACTTGTGAACTCATTTTCGAAACGTTTTCTTCTGATAAAATGTGGCATTTTGAACTTAGTTTCCAACATCACCaaccattcttaatttgaacttgtattaaGTGAGTTATGGCCTAATTTTAAAAGTACGATAAAGCTTGAGAACTAGaaagcttttctttcttgctGGCTGACTGGTCTATTTTGTTGTGggatattttatttcaaaaattttgatgttaatCAACCATCAAGTGTTTATTAAAGGTTTCtaggaccttggtttcaaaaatggatcgaatttggactgatttcattgtgcaaaatgtttggaaaagaaataaaagcaagAAGGCAGATTAGCTTTAAAACATTTTACGAATTTTACTCATTTTGTTAACGGCCTTCCCACGTgaatttttacatgaaatttaaTACTGGGGTAGTCCACATATAgaggtttaagtgtaccaaatttggtgatATTTCAATAATCTTTTGATATCCAAATGATGCTACAAAAATGGCTtttaaaatctggaaattcactgttTTAGTGGTGAAAATTTACCGACTTTgaactgctatatcttgatactCAAGATTTCAAATTTAGTTTCGTTTGTCATGTTCGAAACTtagtttggaactcttattgtgctataaatttcaagggctgattcatTTTCTATGAATTATGTCGAATTTCCAAAGATGACTGCAAAAtcaagactggttcaaacctaTCCTATTAGAACTGAATCTTTGAATTGAAAAATGAGTGCTTTCCGTTTAGAATTTGGAAAAGTTTCTTCCAaggacttttagtactttgaaccaagattccaacggtgtaaagctttccatttttggacctatTGAGTACAAGTTCTGATTTTcctaaatttgacgcgcaaaacTGAAATTCTCCGACTtgatgggaaatgagtttttgaaaacttttccctatcttttgatattgattgatcgttttaaactcgatttaatggaggaaatcagtttctcttgtgttaataaattctcacttttgaatctcgatttttgaGTGATTAAAGTTCTTTTTTGAGACAATGACTGGTCTAAATAAGTGTACCTTCTTCCTTGGTTAATACATGATTGTTAGTGAAAGTGTCTTGTTTTTTGatcaggcgctcaaggagatCTTCAAGAAAATCTCGAAGAGAATGCCTAAAGGCTTAATTGCACGCTCACTCACTTTtattttgacttggtgagtgtcaagtgtatggaGTGTTGCTAAGTGCTTAATTGTTCTCAttaattgagtattttgaaagtgttgagtcgagtgtatactttatcttACTCATTCTCTTTTAAGTGAATTGtacttgaatttcatgaagtAAAGTGTTGCAATAGTGaattatgctatggttgcatatgtggattggagtgaatctcctcgacttatagtgataatagtgggggacgcccaaactcatggCCGACATTGCGACGCGAACCgcatgggcttggtcgtgaagtttgttgagccatgagaaaattttataagtttgatctattggagagatctcgcttggcatattcgagtagtatcgccttatataaaagaagtgcGGGACCGGAGCAGGaggtgtaacggtgaacggggaaGTGTAAGTGATGTTCTACGGACTtataacctacccgattgacggagtgtcaactcgtggaggtacTGGATCgagcaagtggaatatagctcctgacAACTCCCATATTCTtatcaagtgtgttttattgttaattgCGAACTACTTGAATGTTATAACTTTAATTCTCGTATTAGTGTTGTTGTTATTTGAAtacgtgtttgcatgtgtgtttcttggcctcacgagcatccgctcaccccattagctttgttttccttaataggagttgaattggaaggaattatggagaagTCAACTTGTTGGACTTatggttagggttttgaatgtaattgttaaaacaacttttggaggttatatattttggaaaagttgatgtattttgaaaacTATGATGTAAGATTGAGCACTTGTGTATGGAAGCGACTTTCTTCATATCTTCGACTTGTATTGTTTGGTTATTTATCTTAAGTTTGGATTGGAATCGTATCGactcctggcgagagttgggctgGCGTCCCGTcaataccctagggttcgccatTGGGAGAAATGgaggcgtcacagttggtatcagagccccaggtttagagatctatttgggagatatATTAGAGACTTTACCTTTAAGAATAGGAATGAGATACCATAGTTATACCTTGAGTGATGTTTGAGCGAGTTAGtgactttaagtttctaacctagAAATTGTGgatgttttgcagggatggagaatGGAAATAGAGGACACACTATTAATGGTAATGGTCATACTAATGGCCACATGGAACTTCTTAGGCCTATTTACTATTGAGCACTTGATGGAGGAGCCCGTGTGCGTTACTCACCCTACACTAGATTTTCCCGATGTCTCTGTAGGGTGACTTACGCGTACCCTAATGACTTAGTACTGTCTCTTAATGACGAGCGTCGTCAATTGGTGAATAACAACTGAGCTTTACTTTAGGAGGTCGTGAAGCCGAGCATTATGATTAACGCTTAGAGCGCTAGGGTTGCAGAGCTCGAGAGGACTGTGGTGGACGAGATGGCTAAAGCTGAGGCTGCTCGTGATGAGTTTCAGAGGGTTAGAGCTCGATTAACTATGATAGGCGAGGAGGTCCGGGATCGGCCTTCTGAGATCTTGGCAGACGTTACTATGTTGATTGATAAGGTCATGGAGGTTGTTCAGAGTCCGGTTCAAGAGGGCATTGAGGAGGAGACTTTCGACGAGAACCCTGAGGAGGATGTTCCGCCCGATAGTCCTGCTAAGGAATAGATTTAGAGTGATAGATCTTTTGACTTGTGTAGTTAGAATTAGATGGGGTGGTGCTAGTCTAAAAaccattgtattttgcttgactgtgtggcctacttttaaGGCACTTGAACCTAC
This sequence is a window from Coffea eugenioides isolate CCC68of chromosome 7, Ceug_1.0, whole genome shotgun sequence. Protein-coding genes within it:
- the LOC113777197 gene encoding uncharacterized protein LOC113777197 — encoded protein: MVLGLRTEEHFLTGRVGRQAPGESLRSYVQRFNEENVQILDQNEQVDQGIRSEDLNRMKREAQAARTGQESRRQKEIGQLEQGPSGSSNQFRDRRSVFDRIVKGRSSTSDAELTPLNSSRSHILAVMRQNHLGRAPPEILGTREKRNSSLYCAYHRDVGHETEDCNDLKREIENLIRQGYLKQFVRKDGGFNRNASHRDNRGPCREDMRGTKSHCRGPEDHREDQRPSPDGSPGYDPNIAGVINTIAGGPTGGDR